In a genomic window of Sus scrofa isolate TJ Tabasco breed Duroc chromosome 4, Sscrofa11.1, whole genome shotgun sequence:
- the ESRP1 gene encoding epithelial splicing regulatory protein 1 isoform X11 gives MTASPDYLVVLFGITAGATGAKLGSDEKELILLLWKVVDLANKKVGQLHEVLVRPDQLELTEDCKEETKIDAESLSSAPQLDQALRQFNQSVSNELNIGVGTSFCLCTDGQLHVRQILHPEASKKNVLLPECFYSFFDLRKEFKKCCPGSPDIDKLDVAAMTECLNFEKNSSASRYGASQVEDMGNIILAMISEPYNHRFSDPERVNYKFESGTCSKMELIDDNTVVRARGLPWQSSDQDIARFFKGLNIAKGGAALCLNAQGRRNGEALVRFVSEEHRDLALQRHKHHMGTRYIEVYKATGEDFLKIAGGTSNEVAQFLSKENQVIVRMRGLPFTATADEVVAFFGQHCPITGGKEGILFVTYPDGRPTGDAFVLFACEEYAQNALRKHKDLLGKRYIELFRSTAAEVQQVLNRFSSAPLIPLPTPPIIPVLPQQFVTPTNVRDCIRLRGLPYAATIEDILDFLGEFSTDIRTHGVHMVLNHQGRPSGDAFIQMKSADRAFMAAQKCHKKTMKDRYVEVFQCSAEEMNFVLMGGTLNRNGLSPPPCLSPPSYTFPAPAAVIPTEAAIYQPSVLLNPRALQPSTAYYPAGTQLFMNYTAYYPSV, from the exons ATGACGGCGTCTCCGGATTACTTGGTGGTGCTTTTTGGAATCACTGCTGGGGCCACCGGGGCCAAGCTGGGCTCGGATGAGAAGGAGCTGATCCTGCTGTTATGGAAAGTCGTGGATCTCGCCAACAAGAAG GTGGGACAGCTGCACGAAGTACTAGTTAGACCGGATCAGTTGGAGCTGACGGAGGATTGTAAAGAAGAAACGAAGATTGACGCAGAGAGCCTGTCCTCCGCGCCGCAGCTGGACCAAGCTCTCCGACAG tttaACCAGTCAGTGAGCAATGAACTGAATATTGGGGTAGGAACCTCCTTCTGTCTCTGTACTGATGGGCAGCTTCATGTCAGGCAAATCCTGCATCCTGAGGCTTCCAAGAAG AATGTATTATTGCCTGAATGCTTCTATTCCTTTTTTGATCTTCGAAAAGAATTCAAGAAGTGTTGCCCTGGCTCACCTGATATTGATAAACTGGATGTTGCAGCAATGACCGAGT GTTTAAATTTTGAGAAGAATAGTTCAGCCTCCCGGTATGGAGCCTCTCAAGTAGAAGATATGGGAAATATAATTTTAGCAATGATTTCAGAGCCTTATA ATCACAGGTTTTCAGATCCAGAGAGAGTAAATTACAAATTTGAAAGTGGCACTTG CAGCAAGATGGAACTTATCGATGACAACACGGTGGTCAGGGCACGAGGTTTACCCTGGCAGTCTTCGGATCAGGATATTGCAAGATTCTTCAAAGGACTCAATATTGCCAA ggGAGGTGCAGCACTTTGTCTGAATGCCCAGGGCCGAAGGAATGGTGAAGCTCTGGTCAGGTTCGTAAGTGAGGAGCACAGAGACCTAGCTCTCCAGAGGCACAAACATCACATGGGGACCCGGTACATTGAG gTTTACAAAGCAACAGGTGAAGATTTCCTTAAAATTGCTGGTG GTACATCCAACGAGGTAGCCCAATTTCTCTCCAAGGAAAACCAAGTCATTGTCCGCATGCGGGGGCTCCCCTTTACAGCCACAGCTGATGAAGTGGTGGCCTTCTTTGGACAGCATTGCCCCATCACTGGGGGGAAGGAAGGCATTCTCTTTGTTACCTACCCAGATGGTCGGCCAACAGGGGATGCTTTTGTCCTCTTTGCTTGTGAGGAATATGCACAGAATGCACTGAGGAAGCATAAGGACTTGTTGGGTAAACGATACATTGAACTCTTCAGGAGCACAGCAGCTGAAGTTCAGCAG GTGCTGAATCGATTCTCCTCGGCCCCTCTCATCCCACTTCCAACCCCTCCCATTATTCCAGTACTACCTCAGCAATTTGTGACCCCTACAAACGTTAGAGACTGTATACGCCTTCGAGGTCTTCCCTATGCAGCCACAATTGAGGACATCCTGGACTTTCTGGGGGAATTTTCCACAGATATTCGAACCCATGGGGTCCACATGGTATTGAATCACCAG GGCCGCCCATCAGGAGATGCCTTTATCCAGATGAAGTCTGCGGACAGAGCGTTTATGGCTGCACAGAAGTGTCATAAAAAAACCATGAAGGACAGATATGTTGAAGTCTTTCAGTGTTCAGCTGAGGAGATGAACTTTGTGTTAATGGGGGGCACTTTAAATCGAAATGGCTTATCCCCACCGCCAT
- the ESRP1 gene encoding epithelial splicing regulatory protein 1 isoform X10 codes for MTASPDYLVVLFGITAGATGAKLGSDEKELILLLWKVVDLANKKVGQLHEVLVRPDQLELTEDCKEETKIDAESLSSAPQLDQALRQFNQSVSNELNIGVGTSFCLCTDGQLHVRQILHPEASKKNVLLPECFYSFFDLRKEFKKCCPGSPDIDKLDVAAMTECLNFEKNSSASRYGASQVEDMGNIILAMISEPYNHRFSDPERVNYKFESGTCSKMELIDDNTVVRARGLPWQSSDQDIARFFKGLNIAKGGAALCLNAQGRRNGEALVRFVSEEHRDLALQRHKHHMGTRYIEVYKATGEDFLKIAGGTSNEVAQFLSKENQVIVRMRGLPFTATADEVVAFFGQHCPITGGKEGILFVTYPDGRPTGDAFVLFACEEYAQNALRKHKDLLGKRYIELFRSTAAEVQQVLNRFSSAPLIPLPTPPIIPVLPQQFVTPTNVRDCIRLRGLPYAATIEDILDFLGEFSTDIRTHGVHMVLNHQGRPSGDAFIQMKSADRAFMAAQKCHKKTMKDRYVEVFQCSAEEMNFVLMGGTLNRNGLSPPPCKLPCLSPPSYTFPAPAAVIPTEAAIYQPSVLLNPRALQPSTAYYPAGTQLFMNYTAYYPSV; via the exons ATGACGGCGTCTCCGGATTACTTGGTGGTGCTTTTTGGAATCACTGCTGGGGCCACCGGGGCCAAGCTGGGCTCGGATGAGAAGGAGCTGATCCTGCTGTTATGGAAAGTCGTGGATCTCGCCAACAAGAAG GTGGGACAGCTGCACGAAGTACTAGTTAGACCGGATCAGTTGGAGCTGACGGAGGATTGTAAAGAAGAAACGAAGATTGACGCAGAGAGCCTGTCCTCCGCGCCGCAGCTGGACCAAGCTCTCCGACAG tttaACCAGTCAGTGAGCAATGAACTGAATATTGGGGTAGGAACCTCCTTCTGTCTCTGTACTGATGGGCAGCTTCATGTCAGGCAAATCCTGCATCCTGAGGCTTCCAAGAAG AATGTATTATTGCCTGAATGCTTCTATTCCTTTTTTGATCTTCGAAAAGAATTCAAGAAGTGTTGCCCTGGCTCACCTGATATTGATAAACTGGATGTTGCAGCAATGACCGAGT GTTTAAATTTTGAGAAGAATAGTTCAGCCTCCCGGTATGGAGCCTCTCAAGTAGAAGATATGGGAAATATAATTTTAGCAATGATTTCAGAGCCTTATA ATCACAGGTTTTCAGATCCAGAGAGAGTAAATTACAAATTTGAAAGTGGCACTTG CAGCAAGATGGAACTTATCGATGACAACACGGTGGTCAGGGCACGAGGTTTACCCTGGCAGTCTTCGGATCAGGATATTGCAAGATTCTTCAAAGGACTCAATATTGCCAA ggGAGGTGCAGCACTTTGTCTGAATGCCCAGGGCCGAAGGAATGGTGAAGCTCTGGTCAGGTTCGTAAGTGAGGAGCACAGAGACCTAGCTCTCCAGAGGCACAAACATCACATGGGGACCCGGTACATTGAG gTTTACAAAGCAACAGGTGAAGATTTCCTTAAAATTGCTGGTG GTACATCCAACGAGGTAGCCCAATTTCTCTCCAAGGAAAACCAAGTCATTGTCCGCATGCGGGGGCTCCCCTTTACAGCCACAGCTGATGAAGTGGTGGCCTTCTTTGGACAGCATTGCCCCATCACTGGGGGGAAGGAAGGCATTCTCTTTGTTACCTACCCAGATGGTCGGCCAACAGGGGATGCTTTTGTCCTCTTTGCTTGTGAGGAATATGCACAGAATGCACTGAGGAAGCATAAGGACTTGTTGGGTAAACGATACATTGAACTCTTCAGGAGCACAGCAGCTGAAGTTCAGCAG GTGCTGAATCGATTCTCCTCGGCCCCTCTCATCCCACTTCCAACCCCTCCCATTATTCCAGTACTACCTCAGCAATTTGTGACCCCTACAAACGTTAGAGACTGTATACGCCTTCGAGGTCTTCCCTATGCAGCCACAATTGAGGACATCCTGGACTTTCTGGGGGAATTTTCCACAGATATTCGAACCCATGGGGTCCACATGGTATTGAATCACCAG GGCCGCCCATCAGGAGATGCCTTTATCCAGATGAAGTCTGCGGACAGAGCGTTTATGGCTGCACAGAAGTGTCATAAAAAAACCATGAAGGACAGATATGTTGAAGTCTTTCAGTGTTCAGCTGAGGAGATGAACTTTGTGTTAATGGGGGGCACTTTAAATCGAAATGGCTTATCCCCACCGCCATGTAAGTTACCAT